A single region of the Nicotiana sylvestris chromosome 6, ASM39365v2, whole genome shotgun sequence genome encodes:
- the LOC138871466 gene encoding uncharacterized protein, with translation MRRSRSANTLLPLDPEIERTLYRLRREVYTRTGIEKELDIEVQPQPIEMAVNEERAVIEAERPSLANMTQAIVKPDPANSICTWDDLARKFLIKFFPTKKTKVLRSQILGFEQRAGETLRQAWERYKKMLRDCPHHCQMGEVLGHTFVDGLDDASKMNLDSACGGSCMSRPYSEIQILLNNFTANDNNWQNPQVNAVTLRNGRELEDVPKKKRDKPIPEAELIPKVTHKPKNDAKIPEPVEAPRPPPPFPQRLQKKNDDRMFTKFLSMLSQVQLNIPLIDVLCEIPKYAKYIKDVVAHKRRLTEFETVALTEECTSRVQNKLPQKLKDPGSFTIPVRIGNIDVGRALCNLGESINLMPLSMFKQLGLGPPRPTTVMLQLADRSIAHPEGVIEDVLL, from the exons ATGCGAAGAAGTAGAAGCGCAAACACTCTCCTTCCTCTTGATCCCGAAATTGAACGAACACTTTACAGGTTGAGGAGGGAGGTGTACACTAGAACTGGAATTGAAAAAGAGTTGGACATCGAAGTTCAACCACAACCAATTGAGATGGCAGTTAATGAGGAACGCGCGGTGATCGAAGCCGAAAGGCCCAGTCTGGCGaatatgactcaggctattgtgaagcctgat CCAGCTAATTCAATCTGcacctgggatgatctagcaaggaaattcttaatcaagtttttccccactaagAAAACAAAGGTATTGAGGAGTCAAATTCTTGGGTTTGAACAACGAGCTGGCGAGACACTTCGTCAAGCATGGGAAAGGTATAAGAAGATGCTCAGAGACTGTCCTCATCATTGCCAGATGGGCGAGGTATTGGGTCACACTTTTGTAGATGGGTTAGATGATgcttcaaagatgaatcttgattcagcttgtgggggTAGTTGCATGTCCAGACCATACAGTGAGATCCAAATCTTGCTGAATAACTTCACTGCTAATGATAATAACTGGCAG AACCCTCAAGTGAATGCAGTTACACTTAGAAACGGGAGAGAGCTAGAGGATGtgccaaagaaaaagagagacaaGCCCATACCTGAGGCAGAGTTAATCCCTAAAGTGACTCACAAGCCAAAGAATGATGCTAAAATTCCAGAGCCAGTGGAGGCcccaaggccaccaccacctttcccccagagattgcagaaaaagaatgatgatcgcatgttcacaaaatttctctctatgttgagccaGGTTCAATTAAATATCCCACTTATTGATGTGCTTTGTGAAATTCCAAAGTATGCTAAGTACATAAAAGATGTAGTGGCTCATAAGAGAAGATTAACTGAATTTGAGACCGTggcacttactgaggagtgcacttcaagggtccaaaataagctccctcaaaagcttaaggatcctggcAGCTTCACGATTCCTGTGCGCATTGGTAATATTGACGTAGGTCGTGCTCTTTGCAATTTGGGGGAGAGCATAAATCTGATGCCCCTGTCCATGTTCAAACAATTGGGACTGGGACCTCCAAGGCCAACTACTGTgatgttgcagctggctgacagaTCGATAGCGCACCCCGAgggggtgattgaagatgtgttgcTGTAG